AAAACTCGGGTTCAGGAAGGAAATAATAACTGCCGACAGTGAGGAACCAAAGAGTATAGAACATTTAAGAAGCTTGGGATTGACTAGGATAAAAGCATCTAAAAAAGGGAAAGATAGTATAAATGCTGGAATACAGTTTATTCAGGATTTTAAAATTTTTATTCATCCAAGGTGTGTAAATTTTTTAACAGAGATATCTAATTATGCTTGGGATAAAGATAAATTTGGAAAAGCAGTAAATAAACCGATAGATGACTTTAATCATTTAATGGATGCCATGAGATATGCACTTGAGGATTATATGAGAAATAATCGGATGAAGACAATTAATAAAAATATATTGGGGGTGAGATAATGGAAATAAAAATTTTGGAAAAAGCGTTATGGGACTTTTTAGTGAATGATTTAGCACGGCTACAAAAACTGGAAGACTATTATGTTGGTAGACATAAAATATTGGAAAAACCTAATAGGTTGAAGGAGAAACCAGATAGTAAACTTATCCATAATTTTCCAGGCTATATAACTACGATAGCAACAGCTTATTTTATTGGGAAAAATATCAATTATAAGTTGTTGGAAGATAATTTGACTAATGAGTACGAGATGGTTGGAAAATATTTAGCAACGGAGGAAGAACAGCAGTGTAATTATGAGCATGCTGAAAACTGTTCGATTTTTGGGCGGTCGTATGAGTTATGGTATAAAAATATAGATAATACGATAAATTTTAAAACATTGGATCCTCGAGATGTTTTTGTTATTAGAGATAATACGATAGACAAAAATATTAAATATGCGATTCGGTGGAATAAAGAAAAAAATGAAAACAATGAGTATGATTATATTTTGGAGATTTATGATGATAAAACTGTAACTGTCAATACATTTACTTCTGTTATGGATTACAAAGGGATTATACTAACTCCACAGGGGCAAGGCGAAACTAGATTGCACGGATTTAATAAAGTACCAATTATTGAATTTATAAACAATAAAAGGAAACTTGGGGATTTTGAAAAAGTAATAACACTGATTGATGGATATAATGAAGCGGTATCAACTTCATTAGACGATATGAAGGATTTTACAGACGCAATCCTAGTATTGACAAATATGCAAGGAACTGATGAAGAAGATATAGAGAGTTTGAAGAAAAACAAAGTGATGTTATTAGGAGAAAATGGAGAAGCTAACTGGCTAGTAAAAAATATAAACGATACATATTCTCAAAATAATAAAAATAGACTGAACCAGGATATTCATAAATTTTCTTTTATTCCTGATATGCAAGATGAAAATTTTGCTGGAAATAGTTCGGGCGTGGCATTAGGGTATAAATTGTTAGCACTTGAACAACTAACTGCACAAAAAGAAATGTACTTTAAAAAAGCATTAAATGAAAGGCTAGAGTTAATTTTTGATTATTTTGGATTATCATTGAAACCGCTAGATGTTCAAAAAATATTTACAAGAAATACTCCTGAAAATTTGGTTGAACTTTCAACTGTAATAACAAATTTACAAAATGTTGTATCACAAGAAAGTTTAATATCATTATTGCCTTTTATTGAAGATACTGAAGCGGAATTGAAAAAGATTGAAAAAGAAAATCAAATTGAACAACCGTTGGAATATAAAGGATTAAAAAATGAACAGGAAAAAATAGATGAAAAACAAGAATAAAGAATATTGGGAAAAAAGGCAACTTGCACGAGAAGAGTTATCATTTAACAAAGGTACAGAAGCATACAAAGAATATGTAAAAATACTTAGTGAGAGTAAAAAAGGAATAGAGAATAAAATAGCCCAATTATACGCTAAATATCAGCAAGAAGTAACGAAACTAGGTATCGACAAGATTCAAGCGAATAAATTACTCCGTGGTACTGAGTATAAAGAATGGCGACACGATATAGGAAAATATGTAGCGGAAATTGAGAAGTTGAAAAAAAGTAATCCTGTTGAGTTCAGGAAAATGTCAGTTGAACTTGAAACCTTGGCATATAGAAGCCGTATCAGTCGACTGGACAGTTTAAAAGCAGGTGTTGACTATGAACTTATACAGGCAGGGGAGAAAATAAAAGGTAAAGTGACAGATACATTGGCTGATGTTTACGAAGATACTTATACATCATTTGTTGAGGATTTGAATTTTAAAAAAGGTGTAATTAGTAGTAGTACAATAAAAATGGCACTGGAGCAAGAATGGAGTGGGGCTAATTATTCAAGTAGAATATGGAGTAACATTGATAATTTAGCGAAAGCGATAAAGAATGAAGTGATTGTTGGGCTGAATAAAGGTATTAACTATAGAACTATGTCGCAAAATATAGCTAAGAAGTTTGATACAAGTTATAAAAATGCTGAAAGGCTAGTAAGAACTGAAACTGCCCATATACAAAACCAAGCAACGCTTATGGGGTATAAAGATTCTGGAGTTGTTAAGTATGAGTTTTTAGCGGTATTGGATAGTCGAACAAGTCATACTTGTGCTAGTCTTAATGGTGAGGTGTTCAAGACGGAAAATGCAATGGAAGGAGAAAATTATCCGCCAATGCACCCTCGTTGTAGAAGTACAACTGTTCCTTATGAGTATTCAGATGTTTTTTCTGATGAACCTGAAAAAGAAGATTTTGAAAATAATGAAAATGAGGGTATAATCAATAATAATGGTACTGTTTTTGTTGAAGGTGGTAGATACAGAAATATAGGGAATATTAATGCAACGGAGTATAAAGATGAACCGCTGGAATTGTTGCGAAGATATGAACAAAAAATCGTTAAGAAGAGCAAAGAAAATGCGTTAGTAATAGCTAAAAATGGAGATATTTATAT
This genomic stretch from Leptotrichia sp. oral taxon 218 harbors:
- a CDS encoding phage portal protein; translation: MEIKILEKALWDFLVNDLARLQKLEDYYVGRHKILEKPNRLKEKPDSKLIHNFPGYITTIATAYFIGKNINYKLLEDNLTNEYEMVGKYLATEEEQQCNYEHAENCSIFGRSYELWYKNIDNTINFKTLDPRDVFVIRDNTIDKNIKYAIRWNKEKNENNEYDYILEIYDDKTVTVNTFTSVMDYKGIILTPQGQGETRLHGFNKVPIIEFINNKRKLGDFEKVITLIDGYNEAVSTSLDDMKDFTDAILVLTNMQGTDEEDIESLKKNKVMLLGENGEANWLVKNINDTYSQNNKNRLNQDIHKFSFIPDMQDENFAGNSSGVALGYKLLALEQLTAQKEMYFKKALNERLELIFDYFGLSLKPLDVQKIFTRNTPENLVELSTVITNLQNVVSQESLISLLPFIEDTEAELKKIEKENQIEQPLEYKGLKNEQEKIDEKQE
- a CDS encoding minor capsid protein: MKNKNKEYWEKRQLAREELSFNKGTEAYKEYVKILSESKKGIENKIAQLYAKYQQEVTKLGIDKIQANKLLRGTEYKEWRHDIGKYVAEIEKLKKSNPVEFRKMSVELETLAYRSRISRLDSLKAGVDYELIQAGEKIKGKVTDTLADVYEDTYTSFVEDLNFKKGVISSSTIKMALEQEWSGANYSSRIWSNIDNLAKAIKNEVIVGLNKGINYRTMSQNIAKKFDTSYKNAERLVRTETAHIQNQATLMGYKDSGVVKYEFLAVLDSRTSHTCASLNGEVFKTENAMEGENYPPMHPRCRSTTVPYEYSDVFSDEPEKEDFENNENEGIINNNGTVFVEGGRYRNIGNINATEYKDEPLELLRRYEQKIVKKSKENALVIAKNGDIYILKGDENSIPSHKMTKINFEDALYTHNHPKNSNHEWGFSNDDFSSFTNLKLKYLAAIDEKYIHELSKDMFEMKDMMAEIIAKQGDLLDKMTFKIWRELKQYETAKKKGLRYRRNEINGR